The Theropithecus gelada isolate Dixy chromosome 11, Tgel_1.0, whole genome shotgun sequence genome includes a region encoding these proteins:
- the SMARCC2 gene encoding SWI/SNF complex subunit SMARCC2 isoform X3: MAVRKKDGGPNVKYYEAADTVTQFDNVRLWLGKNYKKYIQAEPPTNKSLSSLVVQLLQFQEEVFGKHVSNAPLTKLPIKCFLDFKAGGSLCHILAAAYKFKSDQGWRRYDFQNPSRMDRNVEMFMTIEKSLVQNNCLSRPNIFLCPEIEPKLLGKLKDIIKRHQGTVTEDKNNASHVVYPVPGNLEEEEWVRPVMKRDKQVLLHWGYYPDSYDTWIPASEIEASVEDAPTPEKPRKIHAKWILDTDTFNEWMNEEDYEVNDDKNPVSRRKKISAKTLTDEVNSPDSDRRDKKGGNYKKRKRSPSPSPTPEAKKKNAKKGPSTPYTKSKRGHREEEQEDLTKDMDEPSPVPNVEEVTLPKTVNTKKDSESAPVKGGTMTDLDEQEDESMETTGKDEDENSTGNKGEQTKNPDLHEDNVTEQTHHIIIPSYAAWFDYNSVHAIERRALPEFFNGKNKSKTPEIYLAYRNFMIDTYRLNPQEYLTSTACRRNLAGDVCAIMRVHAFLEQWGLINYQVDAESRPTPMGPPPTSHFHVLADTPSGLVPLQPKTPQGRQVDADTKAGRKGKELDDLVPETAKGKPELQTSASQQMLNFPDKGKEKPTDMQNFGLRTDMYTKKNVPSKSKAAASATREWTEQETLLLLEALEMYKDDWNKVSEHVGSRTQDECILHFLRLPIEDPYLEDSEASLGPLAYQPIPFSQSGNPVMSTVAFLASVVDPRVASAAAKSALEEFSKMKEEVPTALVEAHVRKVEEAAKVTGKADPAFGLESSGIAGTTSDEPERIEESGNDEARVEGQATDEKKEPKEPREGGGAIEEEAKEKTSEAPKKDEEKGKEGDSEKESEKSDGDPIVDPEKEKEPKEGQEEVLKEVVESEGERKTKVERDIGEGNLSTAAAAALAAAAVKAKHLAAVEERKIKSLVALLVETQMKKLEIKLRHFEELETIMDREREALEYQRQQLLADRQAFHMEQLKYAEMRARQQHFQQMHQQQQQPPPALPPGSQPIPPTGAAGPPAVHGLAVAPASVVPAPAGSGAPPGSLGPSEQIGQAGSTAGPQQQQPAGAPQPGAVPPGVPPPGPHGPSPFPNQQTPPSMMPGAVPGSGHPGVAGNAPLGLPFGMPPPPPPPAPSIIPFGSLADSISINLPPPPNLHGHHHHLPFAPGTLPPPNLPVSMANPLHPNLPATTTMPSSLPLGPGLGSAAAQSPAIVAAVQGNLLPSASPLPDPGTPLPPDPTAPSPGTVTPVPPPQ, encoded by the exons ATGGCGGTGCGGAAGAAGGACGGCGGCCCCAACGTGAAGTACTACGAGGCCGCGGACACCGTGACCCAGTTCGACAACGTGCGGCTGTGGCTCGGCAAGAACTACAAGAAG TATATACAAGCTGAACCACCCACCAACAAGTCCCTGTCTAGCCTGGTTGTACAGTTACTACAATTTCAGGAAGAAGTTTTTGGCAAACATGTCAGCAATGCACCGCTCACTAAACTGCCG ATCAAATGTTTCCTAGATTTCAAAGCGGGAGGCTCCTTGTGCCACATTCTTGCAGCTGCCTACAAATTCAAGAGTGACCAGGGATG GCGGCGTTACGATTTCCAGAATCCATCACGCATGGACCGCAATGTGGAAATGTTTATGACCATCGAGAAGTCCTTGGTGCAG AATAATTGCCTGTCTCGACCTAACATTTTTCTGTGCCCAGAAATTGAGCCCAAACTACTAGGGAAATTAAAGGACATTATCAAGAGACACCAG GGAACAGTCACTGAGGATAAGAACAATGCCTCCCATGTTGTGTATCCTGTCCCGGGAAATCTAGAAGAAG AGGAATGGGTACGACCAGTCATGAAGAGGGATAAGCAGGTTCTTCTGCACTGGGGCTACTATCCTGACAG TTATGACACATGGATCCCAGCGAGTGAAATTGAAGCATCTGTGGAAGATGCTCCAACTCCTGAGAAACCTAGGAAG ATTCATGCAAAGTGGATCCTGGACACCGACACCttcaatgaatggatgaatgaggaAGACTACGAAGTAAATGATGACAAAAACCCTGTCTCCCGCCGAAAGAAGATTTCAGCCAAGACATTGACAGATGAG GTGAACAGCCCAGATTCAGATCGACGGGACAAGAAGGGGGGAAACTATAAGAAGAGGAAGCGCTCCCCCTCTCCTTCGCCAACCCCAGAAGCGAAGAAGAAAAATGCTAAGAAAGG TCCGTCAACACCTTATACTAAGTCAAAACGTGGCCACAGAGAAGAGGAGCAAGAAGACCTCACAAAGGACATGGACGAGCCCTCACCAGTCCCCAATGTAGAAGAGGTGACACTTCCCAAAACAG TCAACACAAAGAAAGACTCAGAGTCGGCCCCAGTCAAAGGCGGCACCATGACTGACCTAG ATGAACAGGAAGATGAAAGCATGGAGACGACGGGCAAG GATGAGGATGAGAACAGTACGGGGAACAAGGGAGAGCAGACCAAGAATCCAGACCTGCATGAGGACAACGTGACTGAACAGACCCACCACATCATCATTCCCAGCTATGCTGCCTGGTTTGACTACAATAG CGTTCATGCCATTGAGCGGAGGGCTCTCCCCGAGTTCTTCAACGGCAAGAACAAGTCCAAGACTCCAGAGAT CTACCTGGCCTATCGAAACTTTATGATTGACACTTACCGACTGAACCCCCAAGAGTATCTTACCTCTACCGCCTGTCGCCGAAACCTAGCGGGTGATGTCTGTGCCATCATGAG GGTCCATGCCTTCCTAGAACAGTGGGGTCTTATTAACTACCAGGTGGATGCTGAGAGTCGACCAACCCCAATGGGGCCTCCGCCTACCTCTCACTTCCATGTCTTGGCTGACACACCATCAGGGCTAGTGCCTCTGCAGCCCAAGACCCCTCAG GGCCGCCAGGTTGATGCTGATACCAAGGCTGGGCGAAAGGGCAAAGAGCTGGATGACCTGGTGCCAGAGACGGCTAAGGGCAAGCCAGAGCTG CAGACCTCTGCTTCCCAACAAATGCTCAACTTTCCTgacaaaggcaaagagaaaccaACAGACATGCAGAACTTTGGGCTGCGCACAGACATGTACACAAAAAAGAATGTTCCCTCCAAG AGCAAAGCTGCAGCCAGTGCCACTCGTGAGTGGACAGAACAGGAAACCCTGCTTCTCCTGGAG GCACTGGAAATGTACAAAGATGACTGGAACAAAGTGTCCGAGCATGTGGGAAGCCGCACACAGGACGAGTGCATCTTGCATTTTCTTCGTCTTCCCATTGAAGACCCATACCTGGAGGACTCAGAGGCCTCCCTAGGCCCCCTGGCCTACCAACCCATCCCCTTCAGTCAGTCGGGCAACCCTGTTATGAGCACTGTTGCCTTCTTGGCCTCTGTCGTCGATCCCCGAGTCGCCTCTGCTGCTGCAAAGTCAGCCCTAG AGGAGTTCTCCAAAATGAAGGAAGAGGTACCCACGGCCTTGGTGGAGGCCCATGTTCGGAAAGTGGAAGAAGCAGCCAAAGTAACAGGCAAGGCGGACCCTGCCTTTGGTCTGGAAAGCAGTGGCATTGCAGGAACCACCTCTGATGAGCCTGAGCGGATTG AGGAGAGCGGGAATGACGAGGCTCGGGTGGAAGGCCAGGCCACAGATGAGAAGAAGGAGCCCAAG GAACCCCGAGAAGGAGGGGGTGCCATAGAGGAGGAAGCAAAGGAGAAAACCAGCGAGGCTCCCAAGAAGGatgaggagaaagggaaagaaggtgaCAGTGAGAAGGAGTCTGAGAAGAGTGATGGAGACCCAATAG TCGATCCTGAGAAGGAGAAGGAGCCAaaggaagggcaggaggaagTGCTGAAGGAAGTGGTGGAGTCTGAGGgggaaaggaagacaaaggtgGAGCGGGACATTGGCGAGGGCAACCTCTCCACCGCCGCTGCTGCCGCCCTGGCTGCTGCCGCAGTGAAAGCCAAG CACTTGGCTGCTGTTGAGGAAAGGAAGATCAAATCTTTGGTGGCCCTGCTGGTGGAGACTCAGATGAAAAAGTTGGAGATCAAACTTCGGCACTTTGAGGAGCTGGAGACTATCATGGACCGGGAGCGAGAAGCA CTGGAGTATCAGAGGCAGCAGCTCCTGGCCGACAGACAAGCCTTCCACATGGAGCAGCTGAAGTATGCGGAGATGAGGGCTCGGCAGCAGCACTTCCAACAGATGcaccaacagcagcagcagccaccgcCAGCCCTGCCCCCAGGCTCCCAGCCTATCCCCCCGACAGGGGCTGCTGGGCCACCCGCAGTCCATGGCTTGGCTGTGGCTCCAGCCTCTGTAGTCCCTGCTCCTGCTGGCAGTGGGGCCCCTCCAGGAAGCTTGGGCCCTTCTGAACAGATTGGGCAGGCAGGGTCAACTGCAGGGCCACAGCAGCAGCAACCAGCTGGAGCCCCCCAGCCTGGGGCAGTCCCACCAGGGGTTCCCCCCCCTGGACCCCATG GCCCCTCACCGTTCCCCAACCAACAAACTCCTCCCTCAATGATGCCAGGGGCAGTGCCAGGCAGCGGGCACCCAGGCGTGGCGGGTAATGCTCCTTTGGGTTTGCCTTTTGGCatgccgcctcctcctcctcctcctgctccatccATCATCCCATTTGGTAGTCTAGCTGACTCCATCAGTATTAACCTCCCCCCTCCTCCTAACCTGCATGGGCATCACCACCATCTCCCATTCGCCCCGGGCACTCTCCCCCCACCTAACCTGCCTGTGTCCATGGCGAACCCTCTACATCCTAACCTGCCGGCGACCACCACCATGCCATCTTCCTTGCCTCTCGGGCCGGGGCTCGGATCCGCCGCAGCCCAAAGCCCTGCCATTGTGGCAGCTGTTCAGGGCAACCTCCTGCCCAGTGCCAGCCCACTGCCAG ACCCAGGCACCCCCCTGCCTCCAGACCCCACAGCCCCGAGCCCAGGCACGGTCACCCCTGTGCCACCTCCACAGTGA
- the SMARCC2 gene encoding SWI/SNF complex subunit SMARCC2 isoform X8, translating into MNPSRMDRNVEMFMTIEKSLVQNNCLSRPNIFLCPEIEPKLLGKLKDIIKRHQGTVTEDKNNASHVVYPVPGNLEEEEWVRPVMKRDKQVLLHWGYYPDSYDTWIPASEIEASVEDAPTPEKPRKIHAKWILDTDTFNEWMNEEDYEVNDDKNPVSRRKKISAKTLTDEVNSPDSDRRDKKGGNYKKRKRSPSPSPTPEAKKKNAKKGPSTPYTKSKRGHREEEQEDLTKDMDEPSPVPNVEEVTLPKTVNTKKDSESAPVKGGTMTDLDEQEDESMETTGKDEDENSTGNKGEQTKNPDLHEDNVTEQTHHIIIPSYAAWFDYNSVHAIERRALPEFFNGKNKSKTPEIYLAYRNFMIDTYRLNPQEYLTSTACRRNLAGDVCAIMRVHAFLEQWGLINYQVDAESRPTPMGPPPTSHFHVLADTPSGLVPLQPKTPQGRQVDADTKAGRKGKELDDLVPETAKGKPELQTSASQQMLNFPDKGKEKPTDMQNFGLRTDMYTKKNVPSKSKAAASATREWTEQETLLLLEALEMYKDDWNKVSEHVGSRTQDECILHFLRLPIEDPYLEDSEASLGPLAYQPIPFSQSGNPVMSTVAFLASVVDPRVASAAAKSALEEFSKMKEEVPTALVEAHVRKVEEAAKVTGKADPAFGLESSGIAGTTSDEPERIEESGNDEARVEGQATDEKKEPKEPREGGGAIEEEAKEKTSEAPKKDEEKGKEGDSEKESEKSDGDPIVDPEKEKEPKEGQEEVLKEVVESEGERKTKVERDIGEGNLSTAAAAALAAAAVKAKHLAAVEERKIKSLVALLVETQMKKLEIKLRHFEELETIMDREREALEYQRQQLLADRQAFHMEQLKYAEMRARQQHFQQMHQQQQQPPPALPPGSQPIPPTGAAGPPAVHGLAVAPASVVPAPAGSGAPPGSLGPSEQIGQAGSTAGPQQQQPAGAPQPGAVPPGVPPPGPHGPSPFPNQQTPPSMMPGAVPGSGHPGVADPGTPLPPDPTAPSPGTVTPVPPPQ; encoded by the exons ATG AATCCATCACGCATGGACCGCAATGTGGAAATGTTTATGACCATCGAGAAGTCCTTGGTGCAG AATAATTGCCTGTCTCGACCTAACATTTTTCTGTGCCCAGAAATTGAGCCCAAACTACTAGGGAAATTAAAGGACATTATCAAGAGACACCAG GGAACAGTCACTGAGGATAAGAACAATGCCTCCCATGTTGTGTATCCTGTCCCGGGAAATCTAGAAGAAG AGGAATGGGTACGACCAGTCATGAAGAGGGATAAGCAGGTTCTTCTGCACTGGGGCTACTATCCTGACAG TTATGACACATGGATCCCAGCGAGTGAAATTGAAGCATCTGTGGAAGATGCTCCAACTCCTGAGAAACCTAGGAAG ATTCATGCAAAGTGGATCCTGGACACCGACACCttcaatgaatggatgaatgaggaAGACTACGAAGTAAATGATGACAAAAACCCTGTCTCCCGCCGAAAGAAGATTTCAGCCAAGACATTGACAGATGAG GTGAACAGCCCAGATTCAGATCGACGGGACAAGAAGGGGGGAAACTATAAGAAGAGGAAGCGCTCCCCCTCTCCTTCGCCAACCCCAGAAGCGAAGAAGAAAAATGCTAAGAAAGG TCCGTCAACACCTTATACTAAGTCAAAACGTGGCCACAGAGAAGAGGAGCAAGAAGACCTCACAAAGGACATGGACGAGCCCTCACCAGTCCCCAATGTAGAAGAGGTGACACTTCCCAAAACAG TCAACACAAAGAAAGACTCAGAGTCGGCCCCAGTCAAAGGCGGCACCATGACTGACCTAG ATGAACAGGAAGATGAAAGCATGGAGACGACGGGCAAG GATGAGGATGAGAACAGTACGGGGAACAAGGGAGAGCAGACCAAGAATCCAGACCTGCATGAGGACAACGTGACTGAACAGACCCACCACATCATCATTCCCAGCTATGCTGCCTGGTTTGACTACAATAG CGTTCATGCCATTGAGCGGAGGGCTCTCCCCGAGTTCTTCAACGGCAAGAACAAGTCCAAGACTCCAGAGAT CTACCTGGCCTATCGAAACTTTATGATTGACACTTACCGACTGAACCCCCAAGAGTATCTTACCTCTACCGCCTGTCGCCGAAACCTAGCGGGTGATGTCTGTGCCATCATGAG GGTCCATGCCTTCCTAGAACAGTGGGGTCTTATTAACTACCAGGTGGATGCTGAGAGTCGACCAACCCCAATGGGGCCTCCGCCTACCTCTCACTTCCATGTCTTGGCTGACACACCATCAGGGCTAGTGCCTCTGCAGCCCAAGACCCCTCAG GGCCGCCAGGTTGATGCTGATACCAAGGCTGGGCGAAAGGGCAAAGAGCTGGATGACCTGGTGCCAGAGACGGCTAAGGGCAAGCCAGAGCTG CAGACCTCTGCTTCCCAACAAATGCTCAACTTTCCTgacaaaggcaaagagaaaccaACAGACATGCAGAACTTTGGGCTGCGCACAGACATGTACACAAAAAAGAATGTTCCCTCCAAG AGCAAAGCTGCAGCCAGTGCCACTCGTGAGTGGACAGAACAGGAAACCCTGCTTCTCCTGGAG GCACTGGAAATGTACAAAGATGACTGGAACAAAGTGTCCGAGCATGTGGGAAGCCGCACACAGGACGAGTGCATCTTGCATTTTCTTCGTCTTCCCATTGAAGACCCATACCTGGAGGACTCAGAGGCCTCCCTAGGCCCCCTGGCCTACCAACCCATCCCCTTCAGTCAGTCGGGCAACCCTGTTATGAGCACTGTTGCCTTCTTGGCCTCTGTCGTCGATCCCCGAGTCGCCTCTGCTGCTGCAAAGTCAGCCCTAG AGGAGTTCTCCAAAATGAAGGAAGAGGTACCCACGGCCTTGGTGGAGGCCCATGTTCGGAAAGTGGAAGAAGCAGCCAAAGTAACAGGCAAGGCGGACCCTGCCTTTGGTCTGGAAAGCAGTGGCATTGCAGGAACCACCTCTGATGAGCCTGAGCGGATTG AGGAGAGCGGGAATGACGAGGCTCGGGTGGAAGGCCAGGCCACAGATGAGAAGAAGGAGCCCAAG GAACCCCGAGAAGGAGGGGGTGCCATAGAGGAGGAAGCAAAGGAGAAAACCAGCGAGGCTCCCAAGAAGGatgaggagaaagggaaagaaggtgaCAGTGAGAAGGAGTCTGAGAAGAGTGATGGAGACCCAATAG TCGATCCTGAGAAGGAGAAGGAGCCAaaggaagggcaggaggaagTGCTGAAGGAAGTGGTGGAGTCTGAGGgggaaaggaagacaaaggtgGAGCGGGACATTGGCGAGGGCAACCTCTCCACCGCCGCTGCTGCCGCCCTGGCTGCTGCCGCAGTGAAAGCCAAG CACTTGGCTGCTGTTGAGGAAAGGAAGATCAAATCTTTGGTGGCCCTGCTGGTGGAGACTCAGATGAAAAAGTTGGAGATCAAACTTCGGCACTTTGAGGAGCTGGAGACTATCATGGACCGGGAGCGAGAAGCA CTGGAGTATCAGAGGCAGCAGCTCCTGGCCGACAGACAAGCCTTCCACATGGAGCAGCTGAAGTATGCGGAGATGAGGGCTCGGCAGCAGCACTTCCAACAGATGcaccaacagcagcagcagccaccgcCAGCCCTGCCCCCAGGCTCCCAGCCTATCCCCCCGACAGGGGCTGCTGGGCCACCCGCAGTCCATGGCTTGGCTGTGGCTCCAGCCTCTGTAGTCCCTGCTCCTGCTGGCAGTGGGGCCCCTCCAGGAAGCTTGGGCCCTTCTGAACAGATTGGGCAGGCAGGGTCAACTGCAGGGCCACAGCAGCAGCAACCAGCTGGAGCCCCCCAGCCTGGGGCAGTCCCACCAGGGGTTCCCCCCCCTGGACCCCATG GCCCCTCACCGTTCCCCAACCAACAAACTCCTCCCTCAATGATGCCAGGGGCAGTGCCAGGCAGCGGGCACCCAGGCGTGGCGG ACCCAGGCACCCCCCTGCCTCCAGACCCCACAGCCCCGAGCCCAGGCACGGTCACCCCTGTGCCACCTCCACAGTGA
- the SMARCC2 gene encoding SWI/SNF complex subunit SMARCC2 isoform X4, with the protein MAVRKKDGGPNVKYYEAADTVTQFDNVRLWLGKNYKKYIQAEPPTNKSLSSLVVQLLQFQEEVFGKHVSNAPLTKLPIKCFLDFKAGGSLCHILAAAYKFKSDQGWRRYDFQNPSRMDRNVEMFMTIEKSLVQNNCLSRPNIFLCPEIEPKLLGKLKDIIKRHQGTVTEDKNNASHVVYPVPGNLEEEEWVRPVMKRDKQVLLHWGYYPDSYDTWIPASEIEASVEDAPTPEKPRKIHAKWILDTDTFNEWMNEEDYEVNDDKNPVSRRKKISAKTLTDEVNSPDSDRRDKKGGNYKKRKRSPSPSPTPEAKKKNAKKGPSTPYTKSKRGHREEEQEDLTKDMDEPSPVPNVEEVTLPKTVNTKKDSESAPVKGGTMTDLDEQEDESMETTGKDEDENSTGNKGEQTKNPDLHEDNVTEQTHHIIIPSYAAWFDYNSVHAIERRALPEFFNGKNKSKTPEIYLAYRNFMIDTYRLNPQEYLTSTACRRNLAGDVCAIMRVHAFLEQWGLINYQVDAESRPTPMGPPPTSHFHVLADTPSGLVPLQPKTPQQTSASQQMLNFPDKGKEKPTDMQNFGLRTDMYTKKNVPSKSKAAASATREWTEQETLLLLEALEMYKDDWNKVSEHVGSRTQDECILHFLRLPIEDPYLEDSEASLGPLAYQPIPFSQSGNPVMSTVAFLASVVDPRVASAAAKSALEEFSKMKEEVPTALVEAHVRKVEEAAKVTGKADPAFGLESSGIAGTTSDEPERIEESGNDEARVEGQATDEKKEPKEPREGGGAIEEEAKEKTSEAPKKDEEKGKEGDSEKESEKSDGDPIVDPEKEKEPKEGQEEVLKEVVESEGERKTKVERDIGEGNLSTAAAAALAAAAVKAKHLAAVEERKIKSLVALLVETQMKKLEIKLRHFEELETIMDREREALEYQRQQLLADRQAFHMEQLKYAEMRARQQHFQQMHQQQQQPPPALPPGSQPIPPTGAAGPPAVHGLAVAPASVVPAPAGSGAPPGSLGPSEQIGQAGSTAGPQQQQPAGAPQPGAVPPGVPPPGPHGPSPFPNQQTPPSMMPGAVPGSGHPGVAGNAPLGLPFGMPPPPPPPAPSIIPFGSLADSISINLPPPPNLHGHHHHLPFAPGTLPPPNLPVSMANPLHPNLPATTTMPSSLPLGPGLGSAAAQSPAIVAAVQGNLLPSASPLPDPGTPLPPDPTAPSPGTVTPVPPPQ; encoded by the exons ATGGCGGTGCGGAAGAAGGACGGCGGCCCCAACGTGAAGTACTACGAGGCCGCGGACACCGTGACCCAGTTCGACAACGTGCGGCTGTGGCTCGGCAAGAACTACAAGAAG TATATACAAGCTGAACCACCCACCAACAAGTCCCTGTCTAGCCTGGTTGTACAGTTACTACAATTTCAGGAAGAAGTTTTTGGCAAACATGTCAGCAATGCACCGCTCACTAAACTGCCG ATCAAATGTTTCCTAGATTTCAAAGCGGGAGGCTCCTTGTGCCACATTCTTGCAGCTGCCTACAAATTCAAGAGTGACCAGGGATG GCGGCGTTACGATTTCCAGAATCCATCACGCATGGACCGCAATGTGGAAATGTTTATGACCATCGAGAAGTCCTTGGTGCAG AATAATTGCCTGTCTCGACCTAACATTTTTCTGTGCCCAGAAATTGAGCCCAAACTACTAGGGAAATTAAAGGACATTATCAAGAGACACCAG GGAACAGTCACTGAGGATAAGAACAATGCCTCCCATGTTGTGTATCCTGTCCCGGGAAATCTAGAAGAAG AGGAATGGGTACGACCAGTCATGAAGAGGGATAAGCAGGTTCTTCTGCACTGGGGCTACTATCCTGACAG TTATGACACATGGATCCCAGCGAGTGAAATTGAAGCATCTGTGGAAGATGCTCCAACTCCTGAGAAACCTAGGAAG ATTCATGCAAAGTGGATCCTGGACACCGACACCttcaatgaatggatgaatgaggaAGACTACGAAGTAAATGATGACAAAAACCCTGTCTCCCGCCGAAAGAAGATTTCAGCCAAGACATTGACAGATGAG GTGAACAGCCCAGATTCAGATCGACGGGACAAGAAGGGGGGAAACTATAAGAAGAGGAAGCGCTCCCCCTCTCCTTCGCCAACCCCAGAAGCGAAGAAGAAAAATGCTAAGAAAGG TCCGTCAACACCTTATACTAAGTCAAAACGTGGCCACAGAGAAGAGGAGCAAGAAGACCTCACAAAGGACATGGACGAGCCCTCACCAGTCCCCAATGTAGAAGAGGTGACACTTCCCAAAACAG TCAACACAAAGAAAGACTCAGAGTCGGCCCCAGTCAAAGGCGGCACCATGACTGACCTAG ATGAACAGGAAGATGAAAGCATGGAGACGACGGGCAAG GATGAGGATGAGAACAGTACGGGGAACAAGGGAGAGCAGACCAAGAATCCAGACCTGCATGAGGACAACGTGACTGAACAGACCCACCACATCATCATTCCCAGCTATGCTGCCTGGTTTGACTACAATAG CGTTCATGCCATTGAGCGGAGGGCTCTCCCCGAGTTCTTCAACGGCAAGAACAAGTCCAAGACTCCAGAGAT CTACCTGGCCTATCGAAACTTTATGATTGACACTTACCGACTGAACCCCCAAGAGTATCTTACCTCTACCGCCTGTCGCCGAAACCTAGCGGGTGATGTCTGTGCCATCATGAG GGTCCATGCCTTCCTAGAACAGTGGGGTCTTATTAACTACCAGGTGGATGCTGAGAGTCGACCAACCCCAATGGGGCCTCCGCCTACCTCTCACTTCCATGTCTTGGCTGACACACCATCAGGGCTAGTGCCTCTGCAGCCCAAGACCCCTCAG CAGACCTCTGCTTCCCAACAAATGCTCAACTTTCCTgacaaaggcaaagagaaaccaACAGACATGCAGAACTTTGGGCTGCGCACAGACATGTACACAAAAAAGAATGTTCCCTCCAAG AGCAAAGCTGCAGCCAGTGCCACTCGTGAGTGGACAGAACAGGAAACCCTGCTTCTCCTGGAG GCACTGGAAATGTACAAAGATGACTGGAACAAAGTGTCCGAGCATGTGGGAAGCCGCACACAGGACGAGTGCATCTTGCATTTTCTTCGTCTTCCCATTGAAGACCCATACCTGGAGGACTCAGAGGCCTCCCTAGGCCCCCTGGCCTACCAACCCATCCCCTTCAGTCAGTCGGGCAACCCTGTTATGAGCACTGTTGCCTTCTTGGCCTCTGTCGTCGATCCCCGAGTCGCCTCTGCTGCTGCAAAGTCAGCCCTAG AGGAGTTCTCCAAAATGAAGGAAGAGGTACCCACGGCCTTGGTGGAGGCCCATGTTCGGAAAGTGGAAGAAGCAGCCAAAGTAACAGGCAAGGCGGACCCTGCCTTTGGTCTGGAAAGCAGTGGCATTGCAGGAACCACCTCTGATGAGCCTGAGCGGATTG AGGAGAGCGGGAATGACGAGGCTCGGGTGGAAGGCCAGGCCACAGATGAGAAGAAGGAGCCCAAG GAACCCCGAGAAGGAGGGGGTGCCATAGAGGAGGAAGCAAAGGAGAAAACCAGCGAGGCTCCCAAGAAGGatgaggagaaagggaaagaaggtgaCAGTGAGAAGGAGTCTGAGAAGAGTGATGGAGACCCAATAG TCGATCCTGAGAAGGAGAAGGAGCCAaaggaagggcaggaggaagTGCTGAAGGAAGTGGTGGAGTCTGAGGgggaaaggaagacaaaggtgGAGCGGGACATTGGCGAGGGCAACCTCTCCACCGCCGCTGCTGCCGCCCTGGCTGCTGCCGCAGTGAAAGCCAAG CACTTGGCTGCTGTTGAGGAAAGGAAGATCAAATCTTTGGTGGCCCTGCTGGTGGAGACTCAGATGAAAAAGTTGGAGATCAAACTTCGGCACTTTGAGGAGCTGGAGACTATCATGGACCGGGAGCGAGAAGCA CTGGAGTATCAGAGGCAGCAGCTCCTGGCCGACAGACAAGCCTTCCACATGGAGCAGCTGAAGTATGCGGAGATGAGGGCTCGGCAGCAGCACTTCCAACAGATGcaccaacagcagcagcagccaccgcCAGCCCTGCCCCCAGGCTCCCAGCCTATCCCCCCGACAGGGGCTGCTGGGCCACCCGCAGTCCATGGCTTGGCTGTGGCTCCAGCCTCTGTAGTCCCTGCTCCTGCTGGCAGTGGGGCCCCTCCAGGAAGCTTGGGCCCTTCTGAACAGATTGGGCAGGCAGGGTCAACTGCAGGGCCACAGCAGCAGCAACCAGCTGGAGCCCCCCAGCCTGGGGCAGTCCCACCAGGGGTTCCCCCCCCTGGACCCCATG GCCCCTCACCGTTCCCCAACCAACAAACTCCTCCCTCAATGATGCCAGGGGCAGTGCCAGGCAGCGGGCACCCAGGCGTGGCGGGTAATGCTCCTTTGGGTTTGCCTTTTGGCatgccgcctcctcctcctcctcctgctccatccATCATCCCATTTGGTAGTCTAGCTGACTCCATCAGTATTAACCTCCCCCCTCCTCCTAACCTGCATGGGCATCACCACCATCTCCCATTCGCCCCGGGCACTCTCCCCCCACCTAACCTGCCTGTGTCCATGGCGAACCCTCTACATCCTAACCTGCCGGCGACCACCACCATGCCATCTTCCTTGCCTCTCGGGCCGGGGCTCGGATCCGCCGCAGCCCAAAGCCCTGCCATTGTGGCAGCTGTTCAGGGCAACCTCCTGCCCAGTGCCAGCCCACTGCCAG ACCCAGGCACCCCCCTGCCTCCAGACCCCACAGCCCCGAGCCCAGGCACGGTCACCCCTGTGCCACCTCCACAGTGA